The following proteins are co-located in the Megalobrama amblycephala isolate DHTTF-2021 linkage group LG12, ASM1881202v1, whole genome shotgun sequence genome:
- the hyal3 gene encoding hyaluronidase-3 isoform X1: MRDSFEILTGSSVSLSAAGMLLRSSIPHPIFTLALSIILSPSNPVQNMVQGVESVIGRRGFSVVWNMPTARCQRRYGVSLPLHQYNIIHNSQQRFQGQKMSIFYQRRLGLYPYINRQELKVNGGLPQQGSLKAHLSLAEAQITEVLRQTFSGLAVLDWEAWQPIWMWNFGTRIVYRKFSKKLVRLEHPDMSEEEVKSEAKAEFELAAREFMEKTLRLGVRLCPNGLWGFYGFPGCFNNHGQGQSGYTGQCHNGTESLNDRLAFLWQHSTALYPSIYLWRKLAGHTHAQLMVRHRVLEALRVASQHSPGTEALPVFPYARLAFTHTLTFLNQTDLEHTLGESAALGAAGVVLWGELSFAKSKRQCALLRDYLGSVLGEYVTALQASVRNCSGRMCNAHGRCARRDPHSGYMIPLHGTHEALPLSDMRSKFKCLCYEGWSGEQCEQRSS; the protein is encoded by the exons ATGAGAGATAGTTTTGAAATATTAACTGGTAGTTCTGTCTCTCTGAGCGCTGCAG GCATGCTTTTGAGATCTTCTATTCCACATCCCATCTTCACCTTAGCCCTGTCAATCATTTTGTCTCCCAGCAACCCTGTTCAGAACATGGTTCAGGGGGTGGAGTCTGTCATCGGGaggcgtggcttttcagtggtCTGGAATATGCCTACAGCTCGGTGTCAGCGTCGATATGGTGTCTCCCTGCCGCTGCATCAGTACAACATTATACATAACTCACAGCAGAGATTTCAAGGTCAGAAGATGAGCATATTTTATCAGCGCCGTCTGGGCCTCTACCCCTACATCAACCGTCAGGAGTTAAAAGTCAATGGTGGCCTGCCTCAACAAGGATCCCTAAAGGCTCATCTCTCATTGGCTGAGGCGCAGATCACTGAAGTGTTGAGACAGACGTTCAGTGGATTAGCTGTGCTAGACTGGGAGGCATGGCAGCCCATATGGATGTGGAACTTCGGAACCAGAATTGTTTATCGTAAATTTTCTAAAAAGCTGGTTAGGTTGGAACATCCAGATATGTCAGAGGAGGAAGTGAAATCCGAGGCGAAGGCGGAGTTTGAATTAGCAGCAAGAGAGTTTATGGAAAAGACTCTGCGCCTTGGTGTTCGCCTCTGTCCAAATGGATTATGGGGGTTTTATGGGTTTCCTGGTTGCTTTAACAATCATGGCCAAGGACAGAGCGGATACACGGGGCAGTGCCACAATGGCACTGAGAGTTTGAACGATAGACTGgcgtttctatggcaacactcCACTGCCCTGTATCCCAGCATTTATTTATGGCGTAAACTGGCAGGACACACACATGCTCAACTAATGGTGAGGCATCGTGTACTTGAGGCCCTCCGAGTGGCATCCCAGCATTCACCTGGCACTGAAGCACTTCCTGTTTTTCCCTACGCCAGATTGGcgttcacacacacattgacaTTCCTGAATCAG ACAGATTTGGAGCACACACTAGGTGAGAGTGCTGCTTTAGGTGCCGCTGGAGTTGTGTTATGGGGCGAACTGAGTTTTGCCAAGTCCAAG CGGCAGTGCGCCCTCTTGCGTGATTACCTAGGCTCAGTATTAGGAGAGTATGTCACCGCCCTGCAGGCCAGTGTGAGGAACTGCAGCGGAAGAATGTGTAACGCCCATGGACGCTGCGCTCGACGGGACCCTCACTCAGGTTACATGATCCCTCTACATGGTACCCATGAAGCTCTTCCTCTCAGTGACATGAGGTCAAAGTTCAAGTGTTTGTGTTATGAAGGATGGAGTGGAGAACAATGTGAGCAAAGAAGTTCCTAA
- the si:dkey-20d21.12 gene encoding uncharacterized protein si:dkey-20d21.12, translating into MKSTPSPPPAFVRVSERDLTEIELHSVDSINDLHRTHSEQHSKGVQPPRPPPPSTNGNLQMQDRAVVYQTGQPVRRPCVSRLNDICTSTRRHYFLACAAIIAFLLTLILIFSFLVQQSSALHTLLEMVKQKQETAEDISQLLQQLHKLHINLTGQRP; encoded by the exons ATGAAGTCcactccttctcctcctccagcATTTGTTCGAGTCAGCGAGCGAGACCTGACAGAGATCGAGCTTCATTCGGTCGACTCCATCAATGACCTGCACCGCACACACTCTGAACAGCACAGCAAAG GTGTTCAGCCACCCCGTCCACCACCTCCTTCCACCAACGGGAACCTCCAGATGCAGGATCGGGCAGTTGTTTATCAAACAGGTCAACCAGTGAGAAGGCCCTGTGTGAGCCGACTGAATGACATTTGCACTTCCACTAGGCGACACTATTTCTTAGCATGTGCAGCCATCATTGCGTTCCTCCTTACTCTCATTCTTATCTTCAGTTTTTTAG TCCAGCAGAGCAGTGCTCTCCACACACTTCTGGAGATGGTGAAACAGAAACAGGAAACAGCTGAAGACATCTCCCAACTCTTACAACAACTGCACAAGCTGCACATCAACCTCACAGGGCAGCGACCATAA
- the hyal3 gene encoding hyaluronidase-3 isoform X2 — MLLRSSIPHPIFTLALSIILSPSNPVQNMVQGVESVIGRRGFSVVWNMPTARCQRRYGVSLPLHQYNIIHNSQQRFQGQKMSIFYQRRLGLYPYINRQELKVNGGLPQQGSLKAHLSLAEAQITEVLRQTFSGLAVLDWEAWQPIWMWNFGTRIVYRKFSKKLVRLEHPDMSEEEVKSEAKAEFELAAREFMEKTLRLGVRLCPNGLWGFYGFPGCFNNHGQGQSGYTGQCHNGTESLNDRLAFLWQHSTALYPSIYLWRKLAGHTHAQLMVRHRVLEALRVASQHSPGTEALPVFPYARLAFTHTLTFLNQTDLEHTLGESAALGAAGVVLWGELSFAKSKRQCALLRDYLGSVLGEYVTALQASVRNCSGRMCNAHGRCARRDPHSGYMIPLHGTHEALPLSDMRSKFKCLCYEGWSGEQCEQRSS; from the exons ATGCTTTTGAGATCTTCTATTCCACATCCCATCTTCACCTTAGCCCTGTCAATCATTTTGTCTCCCAGCAACCCTGTTCAGAACATGGTTCAGGGGGTGGAGTCTGTCATCGGGaggcgtggcttttcagtggtCTGGAATATGCCTACAGCTCGGTGTCAGCGTCGATATGGTGTCTCCCTGCCGCTGCATCAGTACAACATTATACATAACTCACAGCAGAGATTTCAAGGTCAGAAGATGAGCATATTTTATCAGCGCCGTCTGGGCCTCTACCCCTACATCAACCGTCAGGAGTTAAAAGTCAATGGTGGCCTGCCTCAACAAGGATCCCTAAAGGCTCATCTCTCATTGGCTGAGGCGCAGATCACTGAAGTGTTGAGACAGACGTTCAGTGGATTAGCTGTGCTAGACTGGGAGGCATGGCAGCCCATATGGATGTGGAACTTCGGAACCAGAATTGTTTATCGTAAATTTTCTAAAAAGCTGGTTAGGTTGGAACATCCAGATATGTCAGAGGAGGAAGTGAAATCCGAGGCGAAGGCGGAGTTTGAATTAGCAGCAAGAGAGTTTATGGAAAAGACTCTGCGCCTTGGTGTTCGCCTCTGTCCAAATGGATTATGGGGGTTTTATGGGTTTCCTGGTTGCTTTAACAATCATGGCCAAGGACAGAGCGGATACACGGGGCAGTGCCACAATGGCACTGAGAGTTTGAACGATAGACTGgcgtttctatggcaacactcCACTGCCCTGTATCCCAGCATTTATTTATGGCGTAAACTGGCAGGACACACACATGCTCAACTAATGGTGAGGCATCGTGTACTTGAGGCCCTCCGAGTGGCATCCCAGCATTCACCTGGCACTGAAGCACTTCCTGTTTTTCCCTACGCCAGATTGGcgttcacacacacattgacaTTCCTGAATCAG ACAGATTTGGAGCACACACTAGGTGAGAGTGCTGCTTTAGGTGCCGCTGGAGTTGTGTTATGGGGCGAACTGAGTTTTGCCAAGTCCAAG CGGCAGTGCGCCCTCTTGCGTGATTACCTAGGCTCAGTATTAGGAGAGTATGTCACCGCCCTGCAGGCCAGTGTGAGGAACTGCAGCGGAAGAATGTGTAACGCCCATGGACGCTGCGCTCGACGGGACCCTCACTCAGGTTACATGATCCCTCTACATGGTACCCATGAAGCTCTTCCTCTCAGTGACATGAGGTCAAAGTTCAAGTGTTTGTGTTATGAAGGATGGAGTGGAGAACAATGTGAGCAAAGAAGTTCCTAA